The Lycium ferocissimum isolate CSIRO_LF1 chromosome 10, AGI_CSIRO_Lferr_CH_V1, whole genome shotgun sequence genome window below encodes:
- the LOC132034759 gene encoding uncharacterized protein LOC132034759, whose amino-acid sequence MSTPMNSDQSPIAAGAASPEGLAPMIESMRCALFGEESPFFPSLRPRVEYSTADNAGLSQTKRRIFPELSPSERNVQESTPAPLPVAATTPPAIILSPQREVSHRGDFHGPLKREVARGRQGEVARGRSRRSLLSRPPNREQQRSPARFARPNRGDLGVFPPGERPRRQPRVASVSFHPGAASAPSQTGATSLFFGRRPRGRPVGSKNKQKSKPQPKPITVDGAQEIVSGSAISRFTPHEFFVKAGEGGNLLGTAVSTNSEEYARSHTKPVITLTGTAEKCAIGPPLGLVDIGESENAYLFRVALPGVRHKCNIKCDIQREGRVRIEGVVAESEVLKKSPKGYEMKVQQLSPPGPFTVSFSLPGPVDPRLCSPHFRADGILEVIVMKYRIPLVSAEGLPENWYNGSFPDP is encoded by the exons ATGTCCACACCAATGAATTCAGACCAGTCCCCGATCGCCGCTGGCGCTGCCTCTCCCGAGGGTCTTGCACCGATGATTGAGAGTATGCGTTGTGCCCTCTTCGGTGAAGAATCTCCTTTCTTTCCGTCACTGCGCCCACGGGTGGAGTATTCTACCGCCGACAATGCCGGGTTGTCACAAACAAAAAGGAGAATATTCCCCGAGTTGTCACCGAGCGAACGCAACGTACAAGAGTCCACGCCAGCTCCTCTCCCAGTCGCCGCCACCACTCCACCCGCCATCATTTTATCGCCCCAAAGGGAAGTTTCGCACCGGGGCGATTTCCACGGGCCGCTCAAGCGAGAAGTTGCTCGCGGCCGCCAAGGCGAAGTTGCTCGCGGTCGCTCAAGGCGAAGCTTGCTTTCGCGACCGCCCAACCGGGAGCAACAGCGATCGCCTGCGCG TTTTGCTCGCCCCAACCGGGGCGACCTCGGTGTCTTTCCACCCGGGGAGCGGCCTCGGCGCCAACCAAGGGTAGCCTCGGTGTCTTTCCACCCAGGAGCAGCCTCGGCGCCTAGCCAAACTGGGGCAACCTCGCTATTTTTTGGGAGGAGACCTCGAGGCAGACCCGTTGGTTCCAAGAATAAGCAAAAATCGAAACCACAACCAAAACCTATAACTGTTG ATGGAGCTCAGGAAATTGTTTCAGGATCAGCAATTTCTAGATTTACACCACATGAATTTTTTGTGAAAGCCGGAGAG GGAGGTAACTTGCTTGGCACGGCTGTAAGCACGAATTCAGAAGAATATGCAAGATCTCATACCAAACCAGTTATCACTCTAACTGGGACTGCTGAAAAATGTGCAATTGGACCGCCTCTTGGTTTGGTTGACATAGGCGAAAGCGAAAATGCATATCTTTTTCGTGTTGCACTTCCTGGTGTGAGACATAAAT GTAATATAAAATGTGACATACAGAGAGAAGGGAGAGTCCGGATAGAAGGTGTGGTTGCAGAGAGTGAGGTTTTGAAAAAGTCACCCAAGGGTTATGAGATGAAAGTTCAGCAGCTTTCTCCTCCTGGGCCTTTTACTGTATCGTTCAGTTTGCCAGGACCTGTTGATCCCAGATTATGTTCCCCACATTTTAGAGCAGATGGGATTCTGGAAGTCATTGTAATGAAATACCGGATACCTCTTGTTTCAGCTGAAGGTTTGCCTGAGAATTGGTACAATGGCTCTTTCCCAGATCCTTGA